A region from the Diadema setosum chromosome 17, eeDiaSeto1, whole genome shotgun sequence genome encodes:
- the LOC140240488 gene encoding LOW QUALITY PROTEIN: coiled-coil and C2 domain-containing protein 2A-like (The sequence of the model RefSeq protein was modified relative to this genomic sequence to represent the inferred CDS: substituted 1 base at 1 genomic stop codon), producing MSETFREKIRQRRRDMRENTMDSTLLAEAASSPQRSRQEVENLSAADGGVDEDMPADPLEELQHAESLMEKLTQDRESKKKELFASLEPAEEAESQEPPKARPRKIPPRNKAEIPTIPETGFEEPEEEDKPKPKKRAGKGKKEQLNMAAAVEAAKAGVPSDQAATSLNATIRERIRRKITEAKEKAEESMKDEVARDPDKDLPARRLRGLRARDMATRFDEPSLLTKEELEEDKMLNESIVAKSKWRAAFKQVKAKQAALPTEEEAFDFFTRSYDPEPEPAEIASEPPSEDQPGPSTGRDAGKLKPVKEDEEEAEESKPLLSEVFIDKEAWKLQPSQLMPAEYVPLGLREEKEKGFFFVPSIKTVPAEQKVPENTQPRYLEDEGFYVGVRPDVSQRNQNIMEHRLLQRPDKGKGWFGEDGRILALPDPVKQTPTRPRIIPNEEREPELQTIFRKAMTSDIHQGFSLDLDAAESVHQIDIDINTLVFTHHPFFSKEHVLASRLRQQYDQYLRRKQRDMAQYLTDKLQALKSAVTSLQEQIMNAYNIGMDQTITEETSRQVQDYKTEIRQTRRLRDYELQHDRQLLRGMLKTWREIKKLRETDNCINTPVKLTIRKEETNAAEDEAVIARELKEELAEERENYEEEYSRQVEQYRAALQNWKEEKKLNKAKLKKKKRKKSESGSRENLTDAGQDGENEEEDLMEETPKPTKPVHGFQEDEVTQQISEKLKKIRRKPGEPELHVEMSNSAVITPTKDCSRPEQARRNDLQRYRCFVKVLINEKEVSRTTTKSLSSDFTVHFGSIFNVQIVTWPESIKIQLFEAGVLNNTHMANIYLNAPDTQMTTDKVSVEQYEFSSDLKVTFDHSAVGSGNAVVIGEGDDMQTFNLLTSGRLYASVAWGLSEDGAPLIPPALPTGNNALSSMKQVDALAAIGATGIIDDKKLVKWLLEARLDPNDPANSFLIQMIKSDKGEESIKEYFRLEQLQKEFDFVADEELETNRRFRLLQLREKEVDEFRNYKMVPAVEKEIPETFFQAYEKKLKEEDQGIVGEDMDKRRIEVAKFLAQVRKRVIQRYRAAQHRYTLQDVVNESLVPDVSLLGATLVKLTEPRRPLKPQRKERKTVTAQNLTGQSINLLINIERAFEVPTRVTDSKXVSSLSLFSPWTVRPFVEVVFQQTTKQTCVAEGANPNWNEELALPFKAPNNDYSSSNLQTVRDQIYMNLFDEVVIDMLQDDRDRGTNVHQRLEKRWLGSLSIPFSTIYFQGKVSGAIRVEAPSTLLGYERSRESAGRGAANATFLSVFITVEPPLAAPEFFREKFETLEDDALLNQAELLQLQVSKKFPKRQITSTVIDMNGNSVFITRYFKALAPPAILLEGDGQRKISERVARFVSLVPSVSDSVMFPGVCNIWATCDQFLRMLQGDEEEHAVLLINYFLHMNKKAWLILGRAIPEGPTAYVLSEESEDQFWIWNPSTGEHYQTSDSFCPLKAIDCLVNEENIWANIQLQEETSRLSFDLSQAAHWKPLFTKDFPNPGLSSIQPSSIDYPETNRDNVIDLQNKIEKKLRNCVMDWRPRHITRWNRHVIHTFREILKKLENAPDLLASDNPTLKSITDSYNMCGFPLHMSYTEIKTIVDKVQSTGVHKNESNDVEFALAVHIHPYPNHVLSVWIYLASVTKRR from the exons CCCCTTGAGGAGCTCCAGCATGCAGAGAGTCTGATGGAGAAACTCACCCAGGACAGAGAGTCCAAGAAAAAAGAG CTATTTGCATCCTTGGAACCAGCTGAGGAGGCAGAGTCTCAGGAGCCACCAAAGGCCCGACCCAGAAAAATTCCTCCTAGGAACAAGGCTGAGATTCCCACCATTCCTGAAACGGGCTTTGAGGAACCGGAGGAAGAGGACAAGCCAAAACCCAAAAAGAGAGCGGGCAAGGGGAAGAAAG AGCAACTAAACATGGCAGCAGCGGTTGAGGCAGCAAAGGCCGGAGTGCCCTCAGACCAGGCTGCCACTAGCCTTAATGCCACCATCAGAGAGAGGATTCGTAGGAAAATAACGGAGGCTAAG GAGAAAGCTGAGGAAAGTATGAAGGATGAAGTGGCGCGGGATCCAGACAAGGACTTGCCTGCCAGGAGGTTGAGAGGGTTAAGGGCCAGGGATATGGCCACAAGATTTGACGAACCCTCACTG CTGACAAAGGAGGAACTGGAGGAGGACAAGATGCTGAATGAATCCATCGTTGCCAAGTCAAAGTGGAGGGCAGCCTTCAAGCAAGTCAAAGCCAAG CAAGCAGCTCTCCCCACCGAAGAGGAGGCATTCGACTTCTTCACTCGGAGCTACGACCCGGAACCCGAGCCTGCGGAGATCGCCTCCGAACCCCCCTCGGAGGACCAGCCGGGACCGAGTACTGGCAGGGATGCAGGCAAGCTGAAACCAGTCaaagaggatgaggaggaggcggaggagaGCAAGCCGCTACTCTCAGAAGTCTTCATCGACAAGGAGGCCTGGAAGTTGCAGCCGTCGCAGCTTATGCCTGCGGAGTACGTACCCCTTGGCCTCagggaagagaaggaaaaaggaTTCTTCTTTGTGCCTAGCATCAAAACAG TACCTGCAGAGCAGAAGGTGCCTGAGAACACTCAGCCAAGGTACCTTGAGGACGAGGGTTTCTATGTTGGTGTCAGGCCTGACGTATCTCAGAGGAACCAGAATATCATGGAGCACCGCCTCCTCCAAAGACCAGACAAG GGTAAAGGCTGGTTTGGGGAGGATGGACGTATTTTAGCCCTTCCAGACCCAGTGAAGCAAACACCAACCAGACCAAGGATTATCCCTAATGAGGAAAGAGAGCCAGAACTGCAGACCATCTTTCGAAAG GCCATGACATCAGATATCCACCAGGGTTTCAGCCTCGACCTGGACGCGGCGGAGAGCGTGCACCAGATCGACATCGACATCAACACCTTGGTCTTCACCCACCACCCTTTCTTCAGCAAGGAGCACGTCCTGGCCTCCAGACTCCGGCAGCAGTATGACCAGTACCTGAGGCGCAAGCAGCGGGACATGGCCCAGTACCTGACAGACAAG CTCCAAGCCCTGAAGTCTGCAGTGACTAGCCTACAGGAGCAGATTATGAATGCGTACAATATTGGCATGGATCAAACCATTACTGAGGAGACGTCTCGGCAGGTCCAAGACTACAAGACAGAGATCAG GCAAACCCGTCGACTGAGGGACTACGAATTGCAGCATGATCGACAGCTGCTGAGAGGAATGCTGAAGACGTGGAGAGAGATCAAGAAACTTCGAGAGACTGACAACTGTATCAACACACCGGTCAAACTGACCATCAGGAA AGAGGAAACCAATGCAGCTGAGGATGAGGCAGTGATAGCCAGGGAGCTGAAGGAGGAACTagcagaggagagagagaacTACGAGGAGGAGTACAGCAGACAGGTGGAGCAGTACAGAGCGGCTCTCCAGAACtggaaggaagagaagaagcTAAACAAG GCCaagttgaagaagaaaaagaggaagaagtctgaGAGCGGTTCGAGGGAGAACCTGACCGATGCGGGTCAGGATGGGGAGAATGAGGAGGAAGACTTGATGGAGGAGACGCCGAAGCCAACCAAGCCGGTCCACGGCTTCCAGGAGGATGAGGTCACTCAGCAGATCAGTGAGAAGCTGAAGAAGATTAGACGCAAACCAG GAGAGCCAGAACTACATGTAGAGATGAGTAACTCAGCCGTCATCACCCCAACCAAGGACTGCTCGCGGCCGGAGCAGGCACGGCGCAACGATTTGCAACGCTATCGCTGCTTCGTCAAAGTTCTCATTAATGAGAAGGAGGTTTCCAGGACAACCACAAa GTCATTGTCATCTGATTTCACCGTTCACTTTGGGAGCATCTTCAACGTCCAGATTGTGACCTGGCCAGAAAGCATCAAAATTCAG CTGTTTGAGGCCGGTGTCCTGAACAACACCCACATGGCCAACATCTACCTGAATGCCCCGGACACCCAGATGACCACAGACAAGGTCAGCGTAGAGCAGTACGAGTTCAGCAGTGACCTGaaggtgacctttgaccacagCGCTGTAGGCAGCG GTAATGCTGTCGTAATTGGCGAGGGAGATGATATGCAGACTTTCAACCTGTTGACTTCAGGCCGTCTCTATGCTAGTGTGGCCTGGGGCCTGTCTGAAGACGGGGCACCCCTCATCCCACCAGCCCTTCCCACTGGCAACAATGCTCTCAG CTCCATGAAACAGGTGGATGCCCTGGCAGCCATCGGGGCCACGGGGATCATTGACGACAAGAAGCTAGTGAAGTGGCTACTTGAAGCGAGACTAGACCCCAATGATCCTGCCAACTCCTTCCTCATACAAATGATAAAG agtgACAAAGGGGAGGAGAGCATCAAGGAGTACTTCCGGCTGGAGCAGCTCCAGAAGGAGTTTGACTTTGTGGCTGACGAGGAGCTGGAGACCAACCGCCGGTTCCGCCTCCTACAGCTGAGGGAGAAGGAGGTGGACGAGTTCCGCAACTACAAGATGGTTCCTGCCGTCGAGAAGGAGATCCCAGAGACATTCTTCCAG GCTTACGAGAAGAAGCTGAAAGAAGAGGACCAAGGTATTGTTGGAGAGGACATGGACAAGAGGAGGATTGAGGTGGCCAAATTCCTGGCACAG GTACGGAAGAGAGTGATCCAGAGGTACCGGGCAGCCCAGCATCGCTACACTCTCCAGGATGTCGTGAATGAAAGCTTGGTGCCTGATGTCAG TCTTCTTGGAGCCACATTGGTCAAACTGACCGAGCCGCGCCGCCCCCTCAAGCCCCAACGCAAAGAGCGTAAGACGGTCACAGCGCAGAACCTGACTGGTCAGTCCATCAACCTCCTCATTAACATCGAGAGGGCATTTGAGGTTCCCACAAGGGTGACAGACTCAAAGTAAGTCAGCTCACTCTCTCTGTTCTCACCTTGGACT GTGCGTCCCTTTGTGGAAGTCGTATTTCAGCAGACTACGAAGCAGACGTGTGTCGCAGAGGGCGCTAATCCAAACTGGAATGAGGAACTCGCTCTTCCATTTAA AGCACCAAACAATGACTACTCGTCCAGCAACCTGCAGACGGTGCGCGACCAGATCTACATGAACCTCTTTGACGAGGTGGTGATCGACATGCTACAGGATGACCGTGACCGCGGCACCAATGTCCACCAGAGGCTGGAGAAACGCTGGTTGGGCAGCCTCAGCATCCCTTTCTCCACTATCTACTTCCAGGGCAAG GTGTCTGGTGCTATTCGCGTTGAAGCGCCCTCAACCCTCCTCGGCTACGAGCGCAGCAGAGAGAGCGCTGGTCGAGGCGCAGCCAATGCCACTTTCCTGTCGGTCTTCATTACTGTGGAGCCTCCTCTTGCAGCCCCCGAGTTCTTCAGAGAGAAA TTTGAGACACTTGAAGATGATGCCCTGCTGAACCAGGCTGAGCTGCTTCAGCTCCAGGTCTCCAAGAAGTTCCCAAAGAGACAGATCACGTCCACCGTCATCGACATGAACGGCAACTCGGTCTTCATCACCCGCTACTTCAAGGCTCTAGCGCCCCCAGCTATTCTCCTCGAAGGAGACGGCCAGAGGAAAATATCG GAGAGAGTGGCCCGGTTTGTCTCCCTCGTTCCTTCCGTTTCGGACAGTGTCATGTTTCCAGGCGTGTGCAATATCTGGGCAACGTGTGAT CAATTCTTGCGGATGCTGCAGGGTGACGAGGAGGAGCATGCGGTCCTCCTCATCAACTACTTCCTGCACATGAACAAGAAGGCGTGGTTGATCCTGGGCCGGGCCATTCCCGAGGGCCCCACAGCCTACGTCCTGTCCGAGGAGAGTGAGGATCAGTTCTGGATCTGGAACCCATCCACGGGGGAGCACTACCAGACCTCCGACAGCTTCTGCCCCCTCAAGGCCATCGACTGCTTGGTCAACGAGGAAAAC ATCTGGGCCAATATCCAGCTCCAGGAAGAGACGAGTCGTCTGTCCTTTGACCTCAGCCAGGCGGCCCACTGGAAACCTCTCTTTACTAAAGACTTCCCCAACCCTGGTCTCTCCAGCATACAG CCAAGTTCGATAGATTATCCAGAAACCAACCGAGATAACGTCATCGACCTGCAGAACAA AATTGAGAAGAAGCTTCGCAACTGCGTCATGGACTGGCGCCCCCGCCACATCACACGCTGGAATCGTCACGTGATCCACACCTTCCGCGAAATCTTGAAGAAGCTGGAGAACGCTCCTGACCTCCTCGCTAGCGACAACCCCACCTTGAAGAGCATCACAGACTCGTACAAT ATGTGTGGTTTTCCACTGCACATGTCCTACACTGAGATCAAGACGATTGTGGACAAGGTCCAGAGTACGGGCGTCCACAAGAATGAGTCCAACGATGTGGAGTTTGCCCTGGCTGTGCACATCCACCCTTACCCAAACCACGTCCTGTCTGTCTGGATCTACCTGGCGTCCGTCACCAAGCGGAGGTGA